In the genome of Amaranthus tricolor cultivar Red isolate AtriRed21 chromosome 15, ASM2621246v1, whole genome shotgun sequence, one region contains:
- the LOC130800759 gene encoding uncharacterized protein LOC130800759 isoform X3, producing MGELQLYILSSNTACSLTKKYKKARSNLVKLQKLGAFLLHEVDATKMKLHTDLKMRKFDRIIFNFPHAGFHGREDNPLIIKKHRRLVHDFFHNARGMLRLNGEIHVNHKTSAPFCNWNLEELASQNSLVLFDCVPFRIENYPGYNNKRGDSWRCDEPFPLGECSTFKFIFSPGSRDRHRSGWHASGLGMARHDTQSYGLGLWQGQDVLNLVRRVLCARQPTFSHENMTRQTWRVPTQNTEHPAPTYRPVQTLPDFPTQSTAHLGPPFRPVQTLPDVSTQNAAHPTPPYRLAQTRLDVPTQITAHPVTHYSLSQIRPDFPTRNTAHPTAHYSLSQMRSDVPTQNQQIPSHVTVSLKHGLQLAQHSHSHLYPALRC from the exons ATGGGTGAATTACAGTTATACATCCTTTCATCAAATACTGCTT GTTCTTTAACAAAGAAGTACAAGAAAgcaagatcaaacttggttaaGCTGCAGAAGCTAGGAGCCTTCCTTTTACACGAGGTCGATGCAACTAAAATGAAGCTTCACACTGATCTCAAGATGAGGAAGTTTGATCGCATTATCTTCAACTTTCCTCATGCCGGCTTTCATGGAAGGGAAGATAATCCGCTTATTATTAA AAAGCATAGGAGGCTTGTGCATGACTTTTTCCACAATGCAAGGGGTATGCTGCGACTTAATGGTGAAATTCATGTTAACCATAAAACATCGGCCCCATTTTGTAACTGGAATCTCGAGGAGCTTGCTTCTCAGAACTCGCTTGTACTTTTTGACTGTGTACCCTTTCGTATTGAGAACTATCCGGGTTATAACAACAAGAGAGGGGATAGCTGGAGGTGTGACGAGCCTTTTCCTTTGGGAGAATGCAGcactttcaaattcattttctCACCTGGGTCTAGAGATAGGCACAGGTCGGGTTGGCATGCAAGTGGCTTGGGCATGGCGCGGCATGATACACAAAGCTATGGGTTAGGGCTGTGGCAGGGACAAGATGTTTTGAATTTGGTACGGCGTGTGCTTTGTGCCAGGCAGCCCACTTTTTCGCATGAAAACATGACCCGCCAGACATGGCGCGTTCCGACACAAAACACAGAACATCCTGCCCCAACCTACCGGCCTGTTCAAACACTGCCTGACTTTCCGACACAAAGCACAGCGCATCTTGGCCCTCCCTTCCGGCCTGTTCAAACACTGCCTGATGTCTCGACACAAAACGCAGCACATCCCACCCCACCCTACAGGCTTGCTCAAACGCGGCTTGATGTTCCGACACAAATCACAGCACACCCTGTCACACATTACAGTCTCTCTCAAATACGGCCTGATTTCCCGACACGAAACACAGCACATCCCACCGCACACTACAGTCTCTCCCAGATGCGGTCTGATGTTCCAACACAAAACCAGCAAATCCCCTCCCACGTCACTGTCTCACTCAAACACGGCCTGCAGCTAGCACAGCATAGCCATTCCCACCTTTACCCGGCTCTAAGATGTTGA
- the LOC130800759 gene encoding uncharacterized protein LOC130800759 isoform X1, giving the protein MNKQMLCINNQEDEDIEKWVNYSYTSFHQILLVGEGDFSFSLSLAHNLGSLTKKYKKARSNLVKLQKLGAFLLHEVDATKMKLHTDLKMRKFDRIIFNFPHAGFHGREDNPLIIKKHRRLVHDFFHNARGMLRLNGEIHVNHKTSAPFCNWNLEELASQNSLVLFDCVPFRIENYPGYNNKRGDSWRCDEPFPLGECSTFKFIFSPGSRDRHRSGWHASGLGMARHDTQSYGLGLWQGQDVLNLVRRVLCARQPTFSHENMTRQTWRVPTQNTEHPAPTYRPVQTLPDFPTQSTAHLGPPFRPVQTLPDVSTQNAAHPTPPYRLAQTRLDVPTQITAHPVTHYSLSQIRPDFPTRNTAHPTAHYSLSQMRSDVPTQNQQIPSHVTVSLKHGLQLAQHSHSHLYPALRC; this is encoded by the exons atgaataaacaaatgtTATGTATAAACAATCAAGAGGATGAAGATATAGAGAAATGGGTGAATTACAGTTATACATCCTTTCATCAAATACTGCTTGTGGGTGAAGGAGACTTCTCTTTTTCATTGTCTTTGGCTCACAATTTGG GTTCTTTAACAAAGAAGTACAAGAAAgcaagatcaaacttggttaaGCTGCAGAAGCTAGGAGCCTTCCTTTTACACGAGGTCGATGCAACTAAAATGAAGCTTCACACTGATCTCAAGATGAGGAAGTTTGATCGCATTATCTTCAACTTTCCTCATGCCGGCTTTCATGGAAGGGAAGATAATCCGCTTATTATTAA AAAGCATAGGAGGCTTGTGCATGACTTTTTCCACAATGCAAGGGGTATGCTGCGACTTAATGGTGAAATTCATGTTAACCATAAAACATCGGCCCCATTTTGTAACTGGAATCTCGAGGAGCTTGCTTCTCAGAACTCGCTTGTACTTTTTGACTGTGTACCCTTTCGTATTGAGAACTATCCGGGTTATAACAACAAGAGAGGGGATAGCTGGAGGTGTGACGAGCCTTTTCCTTTGGGAGAATGCAGcactttcaaattcattttctCACCTGGGTCTAGAGATAGGCACAGGTCGGGTTGGCATGCAAGTGGCTTGGGCATGGCGCGGCATGATACACAAAGCTATGGGTTAGGGCTGTGGCAGGGACAAGATGTTTTGAATTTGGTACGGCGTGTGCTTTGTGCCAGGCAGCCCACTTTTTCGCATGAAAACATGACCCGCCAGACATGGCGCGTTCCGACACAAAACACAGAACATCCTGCCCCAACCTACCGGCCTGTTCAAACACTGCCTGACTTTCCGACACAAAGCACAGCGCATCTTGGCCCTCCCTTCCGGCCTGTTCAAACACTGCCTGATGTCTCGACACAAAACGCAGCACATCCCACCCCACCCTACAGGCTTGCTCAAACGCGGCTTGATGTTCCGACACAAATCACAGCACACCCTGTCACACATTACAGTCTCTCTCAAATACGGCCTGATTTCCCGACACGAAACACAGCACATCCCACCGCACACTACAGTCTCTCCCAGATGCGGTCTGATGTTCCAACACAAAACCAGCAAATCCCCTCCCACGTCACTGTCTCACTCAAACACGGCCTGCAGCTAGCACAGCATAGCCATTCCCACCTTTACCCGGCTCTAAGATGTTGA
- the LOC130800759 gene encoding uncharacterized protein LOC130800759 isoform X4: protein MKLHTDLKMRKFDRIIFNFPHAGFHGREDNPLIIKKHRRLVHDFFHNARGMLRLNGEIHVNHKTSAPFCNWNLEELASQNSLVLFDCVPFRIENYPGYNNKRGDSWRCDEPFPLGECSTFKFIFSPGSRDRHRSGWHASGLGMARHDTQSYGLGLWQGQDVLNLVRRVLCARQPTFSHENMTRQTWRVPTQNTEHPAPTYRPVQTLPDFPTQSTAHLGPPFRPVQTLPDVSTQNAAHPTPPYRLAQTRLDVPTQITAHPVTHYSLSQIRPDFPTRNTAHPTAHYSLSQMRSDVPTQNQQIPSHVTVSLKHGLQLAQHSHSHLYPALRC, encoded by the exons ATGAAGCTTCACACTGATCTCAAGATGAGGAAGTTTGATCGCATTATCTTCAACTTTCCTCATGCCGGCTTTCATGGAAGGGAAGATAATCCGCTTATTATTAA AAAGCATAGGAGGCTTGTGCATGACTTTTTCCACAATGCAAGGGGTATGCTGCGACTTAATGGTGAAATTCATGTTAACCATAAAACATCGGCCCCATTTTGTAACTGGAATCTCGAGGAGCTTGCTTCTCAGAACTCGCTTGTACTTTTTGACTGTGTACCCTTTCGTATTGAGAACTATCCGGGTTATAACAACAAGAGAGGGGATAGCTGGAGGTGTGACGAGCCTTTTCCTTTGGGAGAATGCAGcactttcaaattcattttctCACCTGGGTCTAGAGATAGGCACAGGTCGGGTTGGCATGCAAGTGGCTTGGGCATGGCGCGGCATGATACACAAAGCTATGGGTTAGGGCTGTGGCAGGGACAAGATGTTTTGAATTTGGTACGGCGTGTGCTTTGTGCCAGGCAGCCCACTTTTTCGCATGAAAACATGACCCGCCAGACATGGCGCGTTCCGACACAAAACACAGAACATCCTGCCCCAACCTACCGGCCTGTTCAAACACTGCCTGACTTTCCGACACAAAGCACAGCGCATCTTGGCCCTCCCTTCCGGCCTGTTCAAACACTGCCTGATGTCTCGACACAAAACGCAGCACATCCCACCCCACCCTACAGGCTTGCTCAAACGCGGCTTGATGTTCCGACACAAATCACAGCACACCCTGTCACACATTACAGTCTCTCTCAAATACGGCCTGATTTCCCGACACGAAACACAGCACATCCCACCGCACACTACAGTCTCTCCCAGATGCGGTCTGATGTTCCAACACAAAACCAGCAAATCCCCTCCCACGTCACTGTCTCACTCAAACACGGCCTGCAGCTAGCACAGCATAGCCATTCCCACCTTTACCCGGCTCTAAGATGTTGA
- the LOC130800942 gene encoding uncharacterized protein At4g26485-like produces the protein MEGEKWIKHYSSKQKILLIGEGDFSFALSLATAFGNATNIVATSIDSPDMLQMRYAKAKSNLDLLEAYGCNLVYGVDAHTMHKHRALQNQTFDRIVFNFPHAELFLREHKLNSLYLDSKFIMKKKNEKGKERKERGEVGKGLRKGKKGEK, from the exons ATGGAgggtgaaaaatggataaaacatTACAGTAGTAAGCAGAAAATACTGTTAATCGGGGAAGGAGATTTCTCCTTTGCACTTAGTCTTGCTACTGCTTTTGGAAATGCTACCAATATCGTGGCTACTTCCATAGATTCCCCAG ATATGCTGCAGATGAGGTATGCAAAGGCGAAGAGCAACCTTGACCTTCTTGAGGCGTACGGATGCAATCTGGTGTATGGAGTCGATGCACATACCATGCATAAACATCGTGCCTTGCAAAATCAAACTTTTGATagaattgttttcaattttccaCATGCAGAACTGTTTTTACGTGAACACA AGTTAAATTCATTATATTTGGATAGcaaatttataatgaaaaaaaagaatgagAAAGGGAAGGAAAGGAAAGAAAGGGGAGAAGTGGGGAAAGGACTcagaaaaggaaagaaagggGAGAAGTGA
- the LOC130800761 gene encoding uncharacterized protein LOC130800761 isoform X3, protein MGELQLYILSSNTACSLTKKYKKARSNLVKLQKLGAFLLHEVDATKMKLHTDLKMRKFDRIIFNFPHAGFHGREDNPLIIKKHRRLVHDFFHNARGMLRLNGEIHVNHKTSAPFCNWNLEELASQNSLVLSDCVPFRIENYPGYNNKRGDSWRCDEPFPLGECSTFKFIFSPGSRDRHRSGWHASGLGMAQHDTQSYGLGLWQGQDVLNLVRRVLCARQPTFSHENMTRQTWRVPTQNTEHPAPTYRPVQTLPDFPTQSTAHLGPPFRPVQTLPDVSTQNAAHPTPPYRLAQTRLDVPTQITAHPVTHYSLSQIRPDFPTRNTAHPTAHYSLSQMRSDVPTQNQQIPSHVTVSLKHGLQLAQHSHSHLYPALRC, encoded by the exons ATGGGTGAATTACAGTTATACATCCTTTCATCAAATACTGCTT GTTCTTTAACAAAGAAGTACAAGAAAgcaagatcaaacttggttaaGCTGCAGAAGCTAGGAGCCTTCCTTTTACACGAGGTCGATGCAACTAAAATGAAGCTTCACACTGATCTCAAGATGAGGAAGTTTGATCGCATTATCTTCAACTTTCCTCATGCCGGCTTTCATGGAAGGGAAGATAATCCGCTTATTATTAA AAAGCATAGGAGGCTTGTGCATGACTTTTTCCACAATGCAAGGGGTATGCTGCGACTTAATGGTGAAATTCATGTTAACCATAAAACATCGGCCCCATTTTGTAACTGGAATCTCGAGGAGCTTGCTTCTCAGAACTCGCTTGTACTTTCTGACTGTGTACCCTTTCGTATTGAGAACTATCCGGGTTATAACAACAAGAGAGGGGATAGCTGGAGGTGTGACGAGCCTTTTCCTTTGGGAGAATGCAGcactttcaaattcattttctCACCTGGGTCTAGAGATAGGCACAGGTCGGGTTGGCATGCAAGTGGCTTGGGCATGGCGCAGCATGATACACAAAGCTATGGGTTAGGGCTGTGGCAGGGACAAGATGTTTTGAATTTGGTACGGCGTGTGCTTTGTGCCAGGCAGCCCACTTTTTCGCATGAAAACATGACCCGCCAGACATGGCGCGTTCCGACACAAAACACAGAACATCCTGCCCCAACCTACCGGCCTGTTCAAACACTGCCTGACTTTCCGACACAAAGCACAGCGCATCTTGGCCCTCCCTTCCGGCCTGTTCAAACACTGCCTGATGTCTCGACACAAAACGCAGCACATCCCACCCCACCCTACAGGCTTGCTCAAACGCGGCTTGATGTTCCGACACAAATCACAGCACACCCTGTCACACATTACAGTCTCTCTCAAATACGGCCTGATTTCCCGACACGAAACACAGCACATCCCACCGCACACTACAGTCTCTCCCAGATGCGGTCTGATGTTCCAACACAAAACCAGCAAATCCCCTCCCACGTCACTGTCTCACTCAAACACGGCCTGCAGCTAGCACAGCATAGCCATTCCCACCTTTACCCGGCTCTAAGATGTTGA
- the LOC130800759 gene encoding uncharacterized protein LOC130800759 isoform X2, protein MNKQMLCINNQEDEDIEKWVNYSSLTKKYKKARSNLVKLQKLGAFLLHEVDATKMKLHTDLKMRKFDRIIFNFPHAGFHGREDNPLIIKKHRRLVHDFFHNARGMLRLNGEIHVNHKTSAPFCNWNLEELASQNSLVLFDCVPFRIENYPGYNNKRGDSWRCDEPFPLGECSTFKFIFSPGSRDRHRSGWHASGLGMARHDTQSYGLGLWQGQDVLNLVRRVLCARQPTFSHENMTRQTWRVPTQNTEHPAPTYRPVQTLPDFPTQSTAHLGPPFRPVQTLPDVSTQNAAHPTPPYRLAQTRLDVPTQITAHPVTHYSLSQIRPDFPTRNTAHPTAHYSLSQMRSDVPTQNQQIPSHVTVSLKHGLQLAQHSHSHLYPALRC, encoded by the exons atgaataaacaaatgtTATGTATAAACAATCAAGAGGATGAAGATATAGAGAAATGGGTGAATTACA GTTCTTTAACAAAGAAGTACAAGAAAgcaagatcaaacttggttaaGCTGCAGAAGCTAGGAGCCTTCCTTTTACACGAGGTCGATGCAACTAAAATGAAGCTTCACACTGATCTCAAGATGAGGAAGTTTGATCGCATTATCTTCAACTTTCCTCATGCCGGCTTTCATGGAAGGGAAGATAATCCGCTTATTATTAA AAAGCATAGGAGGCTTGTGCATGACTTTTTCCACAATGCAAGGGGTATGCTGCGACTTAATGGTGAAATTCATGTTAACCATAAAACATCGGCCCCATTTTGTAACTGGAATCTCGAGGAGCTTGCTTCTCAGAACTCGCTTGTACTTTTTGACTGTGTACCCTTTCGTATTGAGAACTATCCGGGTTATAACAACAAGAGAGGGGATAGCTGGAGGTGTGACGAGCCTTTTCCTTTGGGAGAATGCAGcactttcaaattcattttctCACCTGGGTCTAGAGATAGGCACAGGTCGGGTTGGCATGCAAGTGGCTTGGGCATGGCGCGGCATGATACACAAAGCTATGGGTTAGGGCTGTGGCAGGGACAAGATGTTTTGAATTTGGTACGGCGTGTGCTTTGTGCCAGGCAGCCCACTTTTTCGCATGAAAACATGACCCGCCAGACATGGCGCGTTCCGACACAAAACACAGAACATCCTGCCCCAACCTACCGGCCTGTTCAAACACTGCCTGACTTTCCGACACAAAGCACAGCGCATCTTGGCCCTCCCTTCCGGCCTGTTCAAACACTGCCTGATGTCTCGACACAAAACGCAGCACATCCCACCCCACCCTACAGGCTTGCTCAAACGCGGCTTGATGTTCCGACACAAATCACAGCACACCCTGTCACACATTACAGTCTCTCTCAAATACGGCCTGATTTCCCGACACGAAACACAGCACATCCCACCGCACACTACAGTCTCTCCCAGATGCGGTCTGATGTTCCAACACAAAACCAGCAAATCCCCTCCCACGTCACTGTCTCACTCAAACACGGCCTGCAGCTAGCACAGCATAGCCATTCCCACCTTTACCCGGCTCTAAGATGTTGA
- the LOC130800761 gene encoding uncharacterized protein LOC130800761 isoform X2, producing MNKQMLCINNQEDEDIEKWVNYSSLTKKYKKARSNLVKLQKLGAFLLHEVDATKMKLHTDLKMRKFDRIIFNFPHAGFHGREDNPLIIKKHRRLVHDFFHNARGMLRLNGEIHVNHKTSAPFCNWNLEELASQNSLVLSDCVPFRIENYPGYNNKRGDSWRCDEPFPLGECSTFKFIFSPGSRDRHRSGWHASGLGMAQHDTQSYGLGLWQGQDVLNLVRRVLCARQPTFSHENMTRQTWRVPTQNTEHPAPTYRPVQTLPDFPTQSTAHLGPPFRPVQTLPDVSTQNAAHPTPPYRLAQTRLDVPTQITAHPVTHYSLSQIRPDFPTRNTAHPTAHYSLSQMRSDVPTQNQQIPSHVTVSLKHGLQLAQHSHSHLYPALRC from the exons atgaataaacaaatgtTATGTATAAACAATCAAGAGGATGAAGATATAGAGAAATGGGTGAATTACA GTTCTTTAACAAAGAAGTACAAGAAAgcaagatcaaacttggttaaGCTGCAGAAGCTAGGAGCCTTCCTTTTACACGAGGTCGATGCAACTAAAATGAAGCTTCACACTGATCTCAAGATGAGGAAGTTTGATCGCATTATCTTCAACTTTCCTCATGCCGGCTTTCATGGAAGGGAAGATAATCCGCTTATTATTAA AAAGCATAGGAGGCTTGTGCATGACTTTTTCCACAATGCAAGGGGTATGCTGCGACTTAATGGTGAAATTCATGTTAACCATAAAACATCGGCCCCATTTTGTAACTGGAATCTCGAGGAGCTTGCTTCTCAGAACTCGCTTGTACTTTCTGACTGTGTACCCTTTCGTATTGAGAACTATCCGGGTTATAACAACAAGAGAGGGGATAGCTGGAGGTGTGACGAGCCTTTTCCTTTGGGAGAATGCAGcactttcaaattcattttctCACCTGGGTCTAGAGATAGGCACAGGTCGGGTTGGCATGCAAGTGGCTTGGGCATGGCGCAGCATGATACACAAAGCTATGGGTTAGGGCTGTGGCAGGGACAAGATGTTTTGAATTTGGTACGGCGTGTGCTTTGTGCCAGGCAGCCCACTTTTTCGCATGAAAACATGACCCGCCAGACATGGCGCGTTCCGACACAAAACACAGAACATCCTGCCCCAACCTACCGGCCTGTTCAAACACTGCCTGACTTTCCGACACAAAGCACAGCGCATCTTGGCCCTCCCTTCCGGCCTGTTCAAACACTGCCTGATGTCTCGACACAAAACGCAGCACATCCCACCCCACCCTACAGGCTTGCTCAAACGCGGCTTGATGTTCCGACACAAATCACAGCACACCCTGTCACACATTACAGTCTCTCTCAAATACGGCCTGATTTCCCGACACGAAACACAGCACATCCCACCGCACACTACAGTCTCTCCCAGATGCGGTCTGATGTTCCAACACAAAACCAGCAAATCCCCTCCCACGTCACTGTCTCACTCAAACACGGCCTGCAGCTAGCACAGCATAGCCATTCCCACCTTTACCCGGCTCTAAGATGTTGA
- the LOC130800761 gene encoding uncharacterized protein LOC130800761 isoform X1, whose amino-acid sequence MNKQMLCINNQEDEDIEKWVNYSYTSFHQILLVGEGDFSFSLSLAHNLGSLTKKYKKARSNLVKLQKLGAFLLHEVDATKMKLHTDLKMRKFDRIIFNFPHAGFHGREDNPLIIKKHRRLVHDFFHNARGMLRLNGEIHVNHKTSAPFCNWNLEELASQNSLVLSDCVPFRIENYPGYNNKRGDSWRCDEPFPLGECSTFKFIFSPGSRDRHRSGWHASGLGMAQHDTQSYGLGLWQGQDVLNLVRRVLCARQPTFSHENMTRQTWRVPTQNTEHPAPTYRPVQTLPDFPTQSTAHLGPPFRPVQTLPDVSTQNAAHPTPPYRLAQTRLDVPTQITAHPVTHYSLSQIRPDFPTRNTAHPTAHYSLSQMRSDVPTQNQQIPSHVTVSLKHGLQLAQHSHSHLYPALRC is encoded by the exons atgaataaacaaatgtTATGTATAAACAATCAAGAGGATGAAGATATAGAGAAATGGGTGAATTACAGTTATACATCCTTTCATCAAATACTGCTTGTGGGTGAAGGAGACTTCTCTTTTTCATTGTCTTTGGCTCACAATTTGG GTTCTTTAACAAAGAAGTACAAGAAAgcaagatcaaacttggttaaGCTGCAGAAGCTAGGAGCCTTCCTTTTACACGAGGTCGATGCAACTAAAATGAAGCTTCACACTGATCTCAAGATGAGGAAGTTTGATCGCATTATCTTCAACTTTCCTCATGCCGGCTTTCATGGAAGGGAAGATAATCCGCTTATTATTAA AAAGCATAGGAGGCTTGTGCATGACTTTTTCCACAATGCAAGGGGTATGCTGCGACTTAATGGTGAAATTCATGTTAACCATAAAACATCGGCCCCATTTTGTAACTGGAATCTCGAGGAGCTTGCTTCTCAGAACTCGCTTGTACTTTCTGACTGTGTACCCTTTCGTATTGAGAACTATCCGGGTTATAACAACAAGAGAGGGGATAGCTGGAGGTGTGACGAGCCTTTTCCTTTGGGAGAATGCAGcactttcaaattcattttctCACCTGGGTCTAGAGATAGGCACAGGTCGGGTTGGCATGCAAGTGGCTTGGGCATGGCGCAGCATGATACACAAAGCTATGGGTTAGGGCTGTGGCAGGGACAAGATGTTTTGAATTTGGTACGGCGTGTGCTTTGTGCCAGGCAGCCCACTTTTTCGCATGAAAACATGACCCGCCAGACATGGCGCGTTCCGACACAAAACACAGAACATCCTGCCCCAACCTACCGGCCTGTTCAAACACTGCCTGACTTTCCGACACAAAGCACAGCGCATCTTGGCCCTCCCTTCCGGCCTGTTCAAACACTGCCTGATGTCTCGACACAAAACGCAGCACATCCCACCCCACCCTACAGGCTTGCTCAAACGCGGCTTGATGTTCCGACACAAATCACAGCACACCCTGTCACACATTACAGTCTCTCTCAAATACGGCCTGATTTCCCGACACGAAACACAGCACATCCCACCGCACACTACAGTCTCTCCCAGATGCGGTCTGATGTTCCAACACAAAACCAGCAAATCCCCTCCCACGTCACTGTCTCACTCAAACACGGCCTGCAGCTAGCACAGCATAGCCATTCCCACCTTTACCCGGCTCTAAGATGTTGA
- the LOC130800761 gene encoding uncharacterized protein LOC130800761 isoform X4 yields MKLHTDLKMRKFDRIIFNFPHAGFHGREDNPLIIKKHRRLVHDFFHNARGMLRLNGEIHVNHKTSAPFCNWNLEELASQNSLVLSDCVPFRIENYPGYNNKRGDSWRCDEPFPLGECSTFKFIFSPGSRDRHRSGWHASGLGMAQHDTQSYGLGLWQGQDVLNLVRRVLCARQPTFSHENMTRQTWRVPTQNTEHPAPTYRPVQTLPDFPTQSTAHLGPPFRPVQTLPDVSTQNAAHPTPPYRLAQTRLDVPTQITAHPVTHYSLSQIRPDFPTRNTAHPTAHYSLSQMRSDVPTQNQQIPSHVTVSLKHGLQLAQHSHSHLYPALRC; encoded by the exons ATGAAGCTTCACACTGATCTCAAGATGAGGAAGTTTGATCGCATTATCTTCAACTTTCCTCATGCCGGCTTTCATGGAAGGGAAGATAATCCGCTTATTATTAA AAAGCATAGGAGGCTTGTGCATGACTTTTTCCACAATGCAAGGGGTATGCTGCGACTTAATGGTGAAATTCATGTTAACCATAAAACATCGGCCCCATTTTGTAACTGGAATCTCGAGGAGCTTGCTTCTCAGAACTCGCTTGTACTTTCTGACTGTGTACCCTTTCGTATTGAGAACTATCCGGGTTATAACAACAAGAGAGGGGATAGCTGGAGGTGTGACGAGCCTTTTCCTTTGGGAGAATGCAGcactttcaaattcattttctCACCTGGGTCTAGAGATAGGCACAGGTCGGGTTGGCATGCAAGTGGCTTGGGCATGGCGCAGCATGATACACAAAGCTATGGGTTAGGGCTGTGGCAGGGACAAGATGTTTTGAATTTGGTACGGCGTGTGCTTTGTGCCAGGCAGCCCACTTTTTCGCATGAAAACATGACCCGCCAGACATGGCGCGTTCCGACACAAAACACAGAACATCCTGCCCCAACCTACCGGCCTGTTCAAACACTGCCTGACTTTCCGACACAAAGCACAGCGCATCTTGGCCCTCCCTTCCGGCCTGTTCAAACACTGCCTGATGTCTCGACACAAAACGCAGCACATCCCACCCCACCCTACAGGCTTGCTCAAACGCGGCTTGATGTTCCGACACAAATCACAGCACACCCTGTCACACATTACAGTCTCTCTCAAATACGGCCTGATTTCCCGACACGAAACACAGCACATCCCACCGCACACTACAGTCTCTCCCAGATGCGGTCTGATGTTCCAACACAAAACCAGCAAATCCCCTCCCACGTCACTGTCTCACTCAAACACGGCCTGCAGCTAGCACAGCATAGCCATTCCCACCTTTACCCGGCTCTAAGATGTTGA
- the LOC130800944 gene encoding uncharacterized protein At4g26485-like has protein sequence MEGEKWIKHYSSKQKILLIGEGDFSFALSLATAFGNATNIVATSIDSPDMLQMRYAKAKSNLDLLEAYGCNLVYGVDAHTMHKHRALQNQTFDRIVFNFPHAELFLREHSCSQIEMRKGRKGKKGEKWGKDSEKERKGRSEEMTLLCAHMMVANNGEVHITHKTASPFSLWDIEKLGKEAGFYLSQEVPFSRNDYPGYINRKGEGHGSNCDGTFPVGLCSTFMFAKP, from the exons ATGGAgggtgaaaaatggataaaacatTACAGTAGTAAGCAGAAAATACTGTTAATCGGGGAAGGAGATTTCTCCTTTGCACTTAGTCTTGCTACTGCTTTTGGAAATGCTACCAATATCGTGGCTACTTCCATAGATTCCCCAG ATATGCTGCAGATGAGGTATGCAAAGGCGAAGAGCAACCTTGACCTTCTTGAGGCGTACGGATGCAATCTGGTGTATGGAGTCGATGCACATACCATGCATAAACATCGTGCCTTGCAAAATCAAACTTTTGATagaattgttttcaattttccaCATGCAGAACTGTTTTTACGTGAACACAGTTGCTCGCAAATCGA aatgagAAAGGGAAGGAAAGGAAAGAAAGGGGAGAAGTGGGGAAAGGACTcagaaaaggaaagaaagggGAGAAGTGAGGAAATGACTCTATTG TGCGCGCACATGATGGTAGCTAACAATGGAGAAGTACACATAACTCACAAAACTGCAAGTCCATTTAGTCTTTGGGATATCGAGAAGCTGGGTAAGGAAGCAGGTTTCTACTTATCTCAAGAAGTCCCGTTCAGTAGGAATGATTATCCAGGTTACATCAACAGGAAAGGAGAAGGGCATGGATCTAATTGTGATGGCACTTTTCCTGTTGGTCTGTGCTCTACGTTCATGTTTGCTAAACCTTAA